ATAAATGAGTGTTCACTTAAAaagttgtttaaaaaaaaaaatgaaaaaaaaagaatatgtTCTATTGCTTGTATCTTCGCTGGTGCTCACTAGCCAGGCTTGGTATGTGGTTACGCGAGCATTTCCGCGCAAGCAATCGTAACATTGCTGCAGCAATGGGCAGTCTGCAGGTGGGCATAAATGAAGGCCCATTTTTAAAGCGCAAATTGGAATGGAAAGCATCCAAAAGTGTGTTCTCCAATTTGACAGTTGCTGCTAAACTTTGGCTTCTTAAGCGTGAATCGGGTATCACACGTGGTAAGACCATCCATACGTGTGTAGAAAGAACATACATGGGCGTAGTGGTGAAAATCACGATTACACACTTAATATGCATAGTTATTGCCCCAGGCATGTGAAAAGAAGATATATCAAGGCGTTTTAAATATAGCGCACGGAGGATGGGTGGACAGAGTCCAGACTGATATACCTATCGATTCAGCTGCAACTTGACGGGTAAAATCGCTCCCCCTCAGCGGATGGTCATATTCTCCATACCAGCACAGTTGTTCAGAAGGATGGACTTAAAGATATCCTCctcattaatatttttcatggtctctatattattattttgtacTTGTAATTcgttttctattttctgtCTCTCCTTTGGCTTCACTTTATCAATAATGATTATGCTATAGTTGTCCTCCTTCTCCAAATATAAGCTGATGTCATTGTCGAAGGTATGCTTTCTTAGGTCATATGCATTTACATAATCTCCTGGTTTTAAATGTCTAGCGTTACACGTTTTGGTGAGTATGGTGTTTCCCTCAGATTCGTCATACAGCTCGACGAACGCGTAAACGAGTTTATCTAGCTTTACTTTTCTGGAAGAGGATTTGCAACTCTTTGTGTCTGCGAAGGAGCCGTTGTCTTCGTTCATTTGCAGGAGGTCATCGGAGGAAAATTCCTCCACGGTGTTTGGGCTGACCgaatttttcgttttcctcttcaagCTAACATTCTTATCCTTGGTTCGGAATGACCGATTTGATGATCCCTTTTGTCGTCCATTCACGGATGCATTATCCTCTTGCATATCATCTCTAATGGAATTAAGGCATCTGGCATTGGACACGGAGGCACCACCTTTCCTCTCACTCTTGGAATACGGGTCGTTGTCGATGTATTCGACGTTGAGTATGAGGAAAACCTTGGAGTCTGCTTTGCTCAGGAGGGGCAAGAAGGGGTGTTTGTTGTACCTCTCTTGCGATATATGAGCAGAATTAGCAGAACAGAAAGGATTAATCAATATGATGAATATGGATACGTGCAGACAAAGATAGAAGGTGCTTTTCATTCCATACTTGATTGATAAAtctttcggaaaaaaaatcaaatcgTATTTACATATGGGACAAATATCGATTGAGAAGGAGTACAAATAATTGTATGTGTTATTATTCGCATCGTGATTTATCAAATGTTTGGAGTTTTTACATTTTGACATTGTCTTGCTTAAAATGAAATCGCAGAATTTGAGCGCGTCTGTCCgtgataaaaaatgaaaatccaAGCCGTCTGGATTAGATActatattaataatattttcgttcatattatattttaataataagCTTTCCAAAAAGAGGAgtgtttttttatgttccacTTTTTGTCTAACCGATACGCAAGTGTTGTATGTGTAGGGAGTATAAGTCTTCTTGCAGTCATCACACTGGGTATATTTTATTACGTAATGTAAGATTAACTCCATCTCGCTGATGAAATTGTTGATTAGTTCCTCTTGCACGCTCAGGTGAATCTTGATTCTTTTACTGTGCGGTTCTGTATATAAGAATTTTGCGTCCAATATTTTTAGCTTCTTCAAtttattcactttttttaagcatAAGGCTAGTAATTCTTTGCTCTCCAATTCGCAATATACCCACCTGTTGTGTAGGTACCTTTTACACTCTCGGCAATAGTATATAAGGTAGGTGTCCTTATTTATGTTGGCGCTACTACTTTCTACGTTTTGCAAAATGCAGTTACTGCACATTTTGGATGTGTTCGCCTTTATGCTGTCTCCACACAGGATGCACGCAATCAGTTGCATGCTGtcgttttgtttgttttctAGGGAGTCCACGTTTTCGTAGTCCTTCTCGTTAGTGGGGGGGAGGTACTCATGGGGAGCATTCCCATTGGGGGTAGTCCCATTTAGTATCGGCTCATTTGTCCCTGCGTTTCGTCCTTTTCCACTCCCCTGCATGGAGTTCAGAATGTCGACAAAGGAGGACGCACGGAAATTATTTAGACTCTCGTTGTACGACTTTTCAAAATCCGTGTGTTCCGTTTTAACCTCCATTTGGGACTTCATTTTGGCCTCCGTTTTGGTATCCATTTTGGCTTCCTCTTTAATTTGCATTTCcgctttttccctcccttcgCGGTTCTTTCCACTGGCAACCATCTCTTCAGCCTCGCCCCCCTTGAGTTCATCCGTCAAAAAGGCAGAATTTTGCTCATTCTTCGCGCACTCACGTTTGTCGAATTTAACATACACTGgctctttttccttatctttgTATTCGTTATGTTTGCTCCCCGCGGCGAACAACTTGT
The Plasmodium knowlesi strain H genome assembly, chromosome: 2 DNA segment above includes these coding regions:
- a CDS encoding NMD3-like protein, whose translation is MSNLKKEETCQNDEKEVTEQATALTNEKGSSESMPKKKVTKKVSFLLDENSTNGKKENVKMDAGSLEGHRNGHSSHADTDEGKHSNREQRDGQPSDPQKSDCKGKDFVNISWAKCSNVGERNGGEFWGKEEDTPNGSSCNGNEHKLFSNEDNQHRRFHTQFKFFESQEMQHKMFISQENQHKLFAAGSKHNEYKDKEKEPVYVKFDKRECAKNEQNSAFLTDELKGGEAEEMVASGKNREGREKAEMQIKEEAKMDTKTEAKMKSQMEVKTEHTDFEKSYNESLNNFRASSFVDILNSMQGSGKGRNAGTNEPILNGTTPNGNAPHEYLPPTNEKDYENVDSLENKQNDSMQLIACILCGDSIKANTSKMCSNCILQNVESSSANINKDTYLIYYCRECKRYLHNRWVYCELESKELLALCLKKVNKLKKLKILDAKFLYTEPHSKRIKIHLSVQEELINNFISEMELILHYVIKYTQCDDCKKTYTPYTYNTCVSVRQKVEHKKTLLFLESLLLKYNMNENIINIVSNPDGLDFHFLSRTDALKFCDFILSKTMSKCKNSKHLINHDANNNTYNYLYSFSIDICPICKYDLIFFPKDLSIKYGMKSTFYLCLHVSIFIILINPFCSANSAHISQERYNKHPFLPLLSKADSKVFLILNVEYIDNDPYSKSERKGGASVSNARCLNSIRDDMQEDNASVNGRQKGSSNRSFRTKDKNVSLKRKTKNSVSPNTVEEFSSDDLLQMNEDNGSFADTKSCKSSSRKVKLDKLVYAFVELYDESEGNTILTKTCNARHLKPGDYVNAYDLRKHTFDNDISLYLEKEDNYSIIIIDKVKPKERQKIENELQVQNNNIETMKNINEEDIFKSILLNNCAGMENMTIR